One genomic window of Xanthobacter dioxanivorans includes the following:
- a CDS encoding NAD kinase, translated as MSDQARSFHKIAFVSSQTPEAEAARARLVVRYGDVSEDDADVIVALGGDGLMLQTLHRFRDRGLPIYGMHRGTVGFLMNTFREDGLPERLAAALPVTIHPLLMEVVDAQGVRHRAPAINEVSLWRQSYQAAKLRISIDGRVRLEELICDGIIVATPAGSTAYNLSAHGPILPLGTALLALTPISPFRPRRWRGALVPDKARIDIAVLEADKRPVSAAADHFEVRDIIAVTTRLDTSSSIDMLFDPDHGLDERILREQFVY; from the coding sequence ATGAGCGACCAAGCCCGCAGCTTCCACAAGATCGCCTTCGTCTCCAGCCAGACGCCGGAGGCCGAGGCCGCGCGGGCGCGGCTTGTCGTCCGCTACGGCGACGTCTCGGAGGATGACGCGGATGTGATCGTCGCCCTCGGCGGCGACGGCCTGATGCTGCAGACGCTGCACCGCTTCCGCGACCGCGGCCTGCCCATCTACGGCATGCACCGTGGCACCGTCGGTTTCCTCATGAACACGTTCCGCGAGGACGGCCTGCCGGAGCGCCTCGCCGCAGCGCTGCCGGTCACCATCCATCCGCTGCTGATGGAGGTGGTGGATGCGCAGGGCGTGCGCCACCGGGCGCCGGCGATCAACGAGGTGTCGCTCTGGCGCCAGTCCTACCAGGCGGCGAAGCTGCGTATCTCCATCGACGGCCGGGTGCGCCTGGAGGAGCTGATCTGCGATGGCATCATCGTGGCGACGCCGGCCGGCTCCACCGCCTACAACCTCTCCGCCCACGGGCCGATCCTGCCGCTGGGCACGGCGCTGCTCGCGCTCACGCCCATCTCGCCCTTCCGCCCCCGCCGCTGGCGCGGCGCCCTGGTGCCGGACAAGGCGCGCATCGACATCGCCGTGCTGGAGGCCGACAAGCGGCCGGTGAGCGCGGCGGCCGACCATTTCGAGGTACGCGACATCATCGCGGTCACCACCCGGCTCGACACCTCCTCCTCCATCGACATGCTGTTCGATCCGGACCACGGGCTCGACGAGCGTATCCTGCGCGAGCAATTCGTGTATTAG